The Pseudanabaena sp. ABRG5-3 genome includes the window TTTTTTGGGTATCGATTTACGCAGCTATGTCTACTTGGACAACTTACAGCGACAACATGCTGCTTATTTAGGAACGATCGCACAAGGATTTTTACCCTTACCAGGTGACACCTCACTTTGGATTGAAATTTCTCCTGGTATTGAAATTAACCGTATTACAGATGTAGCCCTTAAGTCCACATCGGTTAGACCGGGGGTACAGATTGTTGAGCGTTTGTACGGATTGTTAGAAATTCATTCTGCTAGTCAAGGCGAAACCCAAGCCGCAGGTAGAGCAATTCTGCAAATGTTGGGTGTAACTGAGGAAGATCGGATTAAGCCAAGATTATTATCTAGTCAAATTATTCGTAATGTTGATGCCCATCAAACTCAACTGATTAACCGCTTTCGCCGTGGACAGATGCTTTTGTCGGGGCAAACTCTATACATCATGGAAGTTGAGCCTGCTGCCTATGCTGCCCTTGCGGCCAACGAGGCGGAAAAAGCGGCTTCAATTAATATTTTGGAAATTGTCGCGGTAGGTAGTTTTGGGCGTTTATATCTCGGTGGTGAAGAGCGAGATATCATGGCAGCTTCGGCAGCAGTACTTAATACCATCGAAAATATTAAAGGTCGCGATGTCTATGGCAACGATCGCAAAGAGTAATCAAAATTTGCTAGGCAAATTTTGATTACAGATCGTCTTCCCAGCCACAACATTTACAACGCCATTGCTCTGGTGGCAGTCTGAGGCGCGAGAATGCGGTACGGCATTCAGGACACTTTCCTGTAAAGATAGGATGCCAACCACATTCAGCTTCCATTGCGGGATCATAACTATTAGGATCATCGGGTTCCCACAAATCGGCGGATACAAAATCTGAGCAGACTCCCCATTTTGGTCCATAGGGATGTACAGCACAGACTAATAGGTTAGTGTGCGAGTAAAAATCACAGCGATCGCATAGAGATATTTTTGCCATAAATATATTTTCAATATATTTGAATTTGCAATATTTAGGATTGAGATTAGGGTTCGCAGCTCAACATTTCAGATTCTAATTGGGTTTAACTAAACCGAGCAATTTCAATACCATTTTGACGGATAACTAGCTCTAGAGTAAGAGAACTGGCAGGAAAAATTGCTTCCTTTGCCACTGCCCTAATTTCGTAGGTCGATTTAAGCTCACTGGCAACTCTAAAAAGTTCGGTTAGGGCATCAGGGGGAAAGTTACCGACTTTGCCTGTGACGGGATTTGCGAGTACACCCTCACGCCTTGCCCGAAAACTTACTAACAGAAATAGTTGCTCGATACGTGATGCTAAAGCCTGTGGTGTAAGGTTTGGCATAAATTGGAGAGTAGCAATTTCATCGCCCCGTGCAAAGATCTGACGATTGAGAGTGACATCGGCAGCGATCGCTACTTTAGTTTCCCGCTTCAAAAAATTGCCTGCGGAGAGAATCCGAATCACATAACTCTTTCCATCTTTGATCCGATCCAGCAGTCCTTCAATTTGAGCATCAGTAATTCTGATGACTGGCTCCTTGGGTGCTTGATCGGGCAGAAAATCAAGAAGCTCACGGGCATTACGCTCAGCCTGTTGTAGTAGTTGGATACTGGCTTGACGCAATTCCGCATTGCTTAAATTAGGACGCACCACCCCGATTGATAAAATCTGATCGGCAAAAATTGCTACGTTGCCTTTGCGTAGAGCCTCAAGGCTGATGATCAATTGTTCGCGGGCGGATTCTAGAGAGGCGATCTCGGAGGTGAGATCAACTCGTTGTTTTTCGATCGCAACCAAACGCTGCTCTGATTCATCAACTTTTTGTTTGAGAGTTTCACGATCACGGGAAATACTTGCGAGTTCGCCCGAAATCCGTTCTTTCTCTTGCCGCAGTTGATTGCTTTCAGTTTGAAGATTTTCTTGCTCTTTGGTCAAATTTTGAATGCGATCGCGTAAATCTGCTTCTTGTTGGGAAGCCTTTTTGAGTTCTTCATCTGCCTTTTGAAATTTGGTTTCGACATTTTGTAACAAAGCCTGAGTTTCTGCTTGCTTACGCACTGCTTGGACTAGTGACTTATTAATTTCTTCTAAGCGTTGTTGGGCTTTTTCCTGCTCGTTTTTAGCGGCATTTAGCTCAGTCTCAACTTTCTGCTTTTGCTGTTGACTGCTTGATAGCTCTGAGCGAATGCTTTCTAAACGAAATAGTCCATCCCTTAACTGTCCACTGAGGAGCAACAAAATTCCTAACGTTGACGCAGAAATCATACCACCTGTGGCGATTGTCACTAAGGTCGCGGTGTCACGCGGTCTCAGGTTGAACATGCTAAGTCGCGCCCTACCAACCTTAGTGCCAATGCGATCGCCTAGCGTCGCAATAATGCCGCCTAAGATCAAAATCGCTAAAACCAGCGTATATCCAGCCATGTAACTCCTGAGTCCTCACGCTGTTGATTTTAGCAGACAAACAAGAGAGACTGCGAATGCCCCAATCACAGAAACCTATTGCATTGTCTATCTTTAAGTAACTGGGCATAATTAAAAAATAGAACCAAAAGCTGTGGCGCACGCTGTTCGTGCGCCACAGCTTTTGGGGGAGCATCTCACTTTGGAACATTTGGCAAAGACAAGGGGCTTAAGCCCCTTGTTCTAGGCTTAGGAAAATTGGGACTACGCCAAAGTGAGATGCTCCCGCTTTTGGGGTTATTTAATTGCGTCTAGATACTTACACATTGATTAAGTCATAATCATGATGGTGTTACGCTAAAGCAAGTAATAAACAGTAAATTAGTCCAGCTTGCGCTGTTTATGGACTGGCATAGGTTTTTAGAGCAAAATATGGAAAAGCAACTCAAAATACAACAGTTAGTTGACAATCTCGCAAAGGCGATCGTTGGCAAGGATGAAGCGATTCAACTAGTTTTAGTGGCGCTATTTTCGGGTGGTCATGCCTTGCTCGAAGATGTCCCAGGGGTAGGTAAAACTTTATTAGCAAAATCTCTCGCTGCTTCTATTTCTGGCAAATTCCAACGGGTACAATGTACGCCTGATCTATTACCCACAGATATTACAGGTACAAACATTTGGAATCCTCAAAAGGGGGAATTTCAGTTTTTGCCAGGGCCAATCTTTGCGAATGTCTTGTTAGCTGATGAGATCAATCGTGCGACTCCACGGACTCAATCAGCCTTGCTGGAGGTAATGGAAGAAACGCAAGTAACGGTTGATGGCATCTCGCGTAAGGTTCCTTCACCATTTTTTGCGATCGCTACGCAAAACCCAATTGAATATCAAGGGACTTTTCCATTACCAGAGGCGCAACTTGATCGCTTTGCGTTATCTTTTAGCATTGGCTATCCCAGTGAAGTTGAAGAATTGGAAATGCTCAAACGCTTGCAATCGGGGCAAATTGGATCAGCGAACTTAGAACCCTGTATTACCCCTGAAGAAGTTCTAGAGATCCGCAATCTTGCCACCCAAGTGCCTGTCAGCGATGCAACTAGCGAATATATTGTCAATGTGGTGCGGGCGACGCGCAATGATGAAGAAATTACTCTCGGTGTTAGTCCTAGAGGTACTTCTGCACTATTGCGATCGGCTCAAAGCTATGCCTTAATCCAGCAAGCGCTCGATCCTAGTCGCCAGTCTAATTATGTGCTACCTGATGATGTTAAGTTTCTCGCACCCTACGTGTTAGGACATCGCATTATTGTCGCTGGTAGGCGATCGCCTAAGAATATTATTCAGCGCTTACTAGATGCTGTTACTGTTCCTTAAATATTCAAATCATCAATAAAACAAAGAGAGTTGCGGCGCAACTCTCTTTTGTTTTATTGATATTGTGTCACAGTAATGCACCACCGCAGCTAGAGCCACTACCTGCGGTGCAGCCATAACAGTAGTCTGCTGTTTGAATTTCTTGGATGATATCTAAAGTTCCCTGTTCGAGAATTTTGGCAATAGTGAGAATTTCTCCATTAGGCGATCGCGCGGGTAGGTTTTCCATCTGATTAAAATCGCAATCATAGATATTCCCTTGATAATCGACTGAAAGCTGATTGCGACACATGACATGACCAAGTGTAGTCGGATTAAAATTGGTTTCTAGGAAAGATGTATACTCCTCTTCTAATTTGCGATGCTGTAAATGGAACTTACTTCTACCAATGGGAAGATTGGTAATTGTAAACAGGTTGTTAAAAACAATGCCGAAATGCTCTTGAAGATGGGCTTTGTAAGCGGCTTGTAAATTCTGTTGATTGGGAGCAAGGGAAAATTTATTAGCAGTGGGAAGTTGGGGATTGTATACCAAGTCTAGGATTAGCTGAGGATCGCTGCCATAGCCTAAGCGATTGAGCCATTGCAGAGCCTGAATTGATTTGTCAAATACGCCTTTCCCACGCATTTTATCCACATTGTCCTCAAGATAACAGGGCAATGAAGCCACCACTCGCACCTGATGCTGAGCAAAGAACTCAGGAATATCCTCGTAGCCCTTCTCAAAATAAATCGTCAAATTAGAACGGGTGATCGCTTCTTTGCCAGATGCTCTTGCTGTTTGGACTAATTCACGAAATCCATAGAGCATTTCTGGAGCGCCACCCGTGAGATCCACTGTCTGGATTTGGGGAAAGCGTTGAATGATTTCAATTAGTTGGCGGCAAATTTCTGGGGATAATTCCTCAGTGCGATGGGGGCTTGCCTCTACATGACAATGGCTACAAGCGAGATTGCAAATCTTGCCTAAGTTGATCTGTAACACCGAAATATCATGTTTTAAAAGTGGGGCTGTGAGCTTATGGGAAAAAGGTGTAATCGCGATCGCAGGAACTTGCATATATAGACAATCCAAGTCAATTTCTCACTCATTCTGCCATAAACTCAATTACACTGACTTGGATAGCCTGAATCACTTGTTCATATTCATTAGTTAGCAAATACACCATGTCTGATGAGACACTAATATTTCCAGTTTTACCAACCTGTTCCAAATACTTACATATCTGCGACAGTCTGACCGCACCAATACTAGCGCTGGTTGATTTGAGCGAATGAGCTGACAAGCTAAACTGACTAGCATCTTGATTAGCAAAGGCCATTTGAATTTCGTCTAGCAAGTTTTCCGCAGAATTTAGATAAATCGTGACTAGGTCAGAAAACATCAGATCATCATCGATTGATTGGCGTAAACCCTGAAATGTATCAACATTTAGAGTTGGCAAATCAGCAAATTCTGGATAGTTTTTTACTATTGTTGATATATCTATAATCGCGTTGGTTTCTATATTTCCAACCATAGTATTGCTCCTATCCATAGCGATGTAACTTGCAAAAAAGACCAAAGTTATTAGTCTCTTCTTATAGCAGTTTTCATTTTGCTGTAAGCTAAAGGAAAACTCAAGAATTTGCTTAAGATTGATTTTGGATTTTCAAATGAGTATGCACTCATTTGAAAATCGCGATAATTGCCTACAGTTTTAGTTTACGCAAATTATCAACCGCTAATGCAATCGTGCTATCTTTCTTAGCAAAACAGAACCTTAATCCATTTACTTTGTCTCGTTCAGGATGACTAAAGCAAGTTCCAGGTACAGCCGCTACTAACGCTTCCTTGGCTAGACGAAAAGCGGCACTTTCTGCATCCTTGGCGATCGCTGAGCTATCCGTCCAAATATAGTATGCACCTTTGGGAAGTACTGGCGATAAACCAAGTTCGACTAAAGCTGGATATAGCAAATCACGCTTGCGTTTGTAGTCTAGTGCCATATTGGTAAAGTACTCGCGTCCAAACTGCATCGCCGTAAGGGCCGCATGTTGTAGAGGGGCAGGCGCACAGATCGTGATGAAATCATGGATACGACGCATGGCAGCAGTTAAGACTGGGTTCGCGACTGTATAGCCCAAGCGCCAGCCTGTGATACAAAAGGTTTTCGAGAAGCCATTCACTACAATTGTGCGATCGCGCATTCCTTCAATGCTCATCAAGCTAATATGCTCTTGTTCATAGATGATGTATTCGTAAATTTCATCGGTAATCGCATAGACATCGTACTGCTGGCAGAGCTTGGCAATTAATTCCAATTCTGTCCTTGTCCATACCTTGCCTGTAGGATTAGCAGGACTATTGATGATTACGGCTTTAATTCCTTTTTTAAAAGCAGGTTCAAGGATTTCTTGGGTAATTTCCCACTGTGGTGGTTGCAGGGTAATAAATTCAGGGATACCTCCTACCGTTGCTAAGTTGGGAATATAGTTTTCATAAAATGGCTCAAAAATTAAAACGAGATCGCCTTGATCGATCAGCGACATTAGGGCAATATTTAAGCCTTCAGTTGCCCCACAACATACCGTAACTTCAGTGTCAGGATCAACGGTAATCTGATTATCCCGTTGCATTTTTTCGGCGATCGCCACGCGCAGTTTTTCCCAGCCCCAGCTATCAGCATATTGATTAAAATCTGAAGCGATCGCGTCTCTGGCTGATTCCTTAAGAGCTTCTGGTGCAGGGAAGTCAGGCAAACCTTGGGCGAGATTAATCGCACCAAATTTTTCGCAGTAACGGGATGCTTCACGAATTTGGGATTCTTTGGTTTGCAGGGCGCGTTGGGATAGCGGAACGATAGTCAAGGTAATATCTCTAAATTTATCTCTAAGTTGATTGATCGGGTGCTGGAGGCACTTTCCCCAATATATAGCAATGAAAGCCTTACTTAAGACATAAAACCCAAAAGATGAGTTGCGGCGCTTCGCGCCGCAACTCATCTTTTGGGTTTTAATTTGTCCTAGCTATCTCTTTCGTTGCCATATCAATTAGCATAGCTAGAAATTATGAAATGCCTAAAATTCCTTTTAGTTTGAGGCTAAATCCCACTAAAACATCTTCTCCTGAGAGAGATTCAGGTTTTTGAAGTATCTCTACGGGGCTTGATGGACGATAGATTTCTACAGTTTGTGATTCTGGATCGATTAACCAACCTAGCCGCAAGCCATTATCTAAATATTCCTGCATTTTTGCCTGTAATTCCTCAAGAGCGTCACTAGATGACCTCAACTCCACGACGAAATCGGGACAAAGCGGCACATATTTCTGTTTTTGAGTGGGGGTTAAGGTCTGCCAACGCTCATTGCTAATCCATGCAGCATCAGGAGAGCGGATGGCTCCATCAGGCAACCGAAAGCCAGTCGAGGAATCAAAACTTTCACCAAATTCTGCTTGTTGATTCCAAAACCACAGTTGCCCTGTCAAATTAGAATTGCGTCTACCTGTTTCACCACCATTTAAAGCCATAACAATTAATTCTCCCTCAGGCGATCGCTCTAGCTTCAGGTTGGGGTTAGCGCGAGAAATCTGTTCGAGTTGCTCATCTGTAACCTGAATGGTTGGACGCAAGTTCAATACTAGAGCCATCTCAGTAGTCTCCTTAGCAAATTTAGGGGCAAAAACTGATCTGTAATTCTTTTATATTTTAGTCCCAGTTCTAACAAAGGCATCAGATTTTTGGTGGCTTGACTTTGCCTTGTCAACAAAAATCTTGAAATCGCAGAACCCTAAACGTGACTTTCAGGCGATCGCAATAAGTAGCTGGGCATAATTAAAAACCAGAGCCAAAACCTGTGGCGCACGTTGCGCGTGCGCCACAGGTTTTGGGGTTTTATATTTAATTGCGCCCACCTACTTAGCAGGTCAAGCATTAACTTTTTCTAAAATTTTAGCTTCATAAGTAACAATGCTCATAGTTAACACATCGCGCCCGATCGCCCTGTAGTACACTAATCATTTAAAAGCGTCTCTACAGTAAACTTTGCGTTTCAACGCGACCTATGGACTTTGCATATCAATACGCATGGCTGATTCCCCTGCTGCCACTTGCCGCAGCACTGATTATCGGCACAGGACTGATCACCTTTAACGAATCAACCAACAAACTGCGATCGCTCTGGTCTGTCCTCAGCGTATCCGCCACAGGCGGCGCAGCCGTCATCGCCTTTAACCTACTCTGGAGTCAGATCCAAGGACATGCTCCTTATACCTACACCTTTGAGTGGGCTCAAGCAGGCTTATTTCATCTGAACATGGGATTTGTGATCGATCACCTCACCTCACTCATGCTCGTCATCGTCACCACCGTTGCCTTTTTGGTGCAAATTTACACCGATGGTTACATGTCGCATGATCCCAGCTATGTCAGATTCTATGCTTACCTGAGTTTATTCACCTCCTCCATGTTGGGACTAGTTGTGAGTCCCAACTTGGTACAGATTTATATTTTCTGGGAACTAGTGGGGATGTGTTCCTACTTGCTGATTGGCTTTTGGTTCGATCGCAAAGGAGCAGCCGATGCTTGCCAAAAAGCATTCGTCACCAACCGCGTCGGTGACTTCGGGCTATTACTAGGCTTACTTGGTTTGTACTGGGCAACAGGTACGTTTGAATTCACAGAAATGGGAGAAAAGCTGACTCAACTAGTTGAGTCGGGTGGATTGAGCGTGGGACTCGCTACCCTATTTGCGATCCTCGTATTTATGGGACCTGCGGCTAAGTCGGCTCAGTTTCCACTCCATGTATGGCTACCAGATGCAATGGAAGGTCCTACACCAATTTCGGCATTAATCCATGCAGCAACGATGGTTGCGGCTGGTGTATTTTTAATCGCTCGCATGTTCCCCGTATTTGAAGAAATTCCTGCGGTGATGAATACGATCGCTTGGACGGGGGCCTTTACAGCATTTCTCGGCGCAAGTATCGCCATTACCCAAAACGACATCAAAAAAGGCTTAGCCTATTCCACCGTTTCCCAATTGGGTTACATGGTTATGGGTATGGGCGTTGGCGCTTACGGTGCAGGGCTATTCCACCTGATGACCCATGCTTACTTCAAAGCGATGATGTTCCTCGGTTCTGGTTCCGTCATTCATGGTATGGAAGAAGTCGTCGGCCATGATCCCGATGTCGCTCAAGATATGCGCGTGATGGGTGGTTTACGCAAATACATGCCAATCACTGCGATCACCTTCTTTATCGGTACTCTTGCGATTAGTGGGATTCCTCCCTTCGCTGGTTTCTGGTCAAAGGACGAGATTCTCGCTTCTACCTTCAAAGCAAATCCTGTGCTGTGGGGAATTGGCTTCCTGACCGCAGGGATCACTGCCTTCTATATGTTCCGTATGTATTTCACCACCTTTGAAGGTGATTTCCGAGGTACTGACAAGAAGCTCGTTGCCGCAGTCAAAGCAGAAAACTCCGTAGGCAAGGAAGCCCAAGCTGATGACGGTCACGGACATCATCATGCTAGCAAGCCCCATGAGTCACCAATTACGATGACCTTCCCTCTGATGGTCTTGGCAATTCCTTCGATGCTGATTGGTTTAGTCGGTACGCCCTTGGGTAATTACTTCGAGTACTTTATCCATGCTCCCTCAGAAAAGATCACGGAAGTACCTATTGAAGGTTTCACTCCTGAATTTTTGTTAATGGGTGGCAGCTCGGTCGGTATTGGTTTGATTGGAATTTCTATAGCGATCTTGATGTATTTGCAAAAGAAAATCGATCCCAGCGCGATCGCCAAATCCATCGAGCCTCTCTACAAGCTCTCCAAGAACAAATGGTACATTGACGAAATTTACGAAGCTGTATTCGTAATTGGTTCCCGCCGCCTAGCCCGTCAAGTGCTAGAAGTTGATGCCAAAATCGTCGATGGTGTGGTTAACCTTGCAGGTTTCGTAACTGTTGTTACTGGTGAGGGCTTAAAGTACTTTGAAAATGGCAAGGCGCAGTTCTATGCTCTCGTCATCTTCATCGGTGTTCTCGGTTTCGTCATCGTGACTTCGATTTAAGCAACCATCAATAATCTGGGGAATATCAAAATCACGATTATTGAGACTACAAGATTTCTTAATAAATCTTATTAGTCTCTAACCTAGCCAACTAAAAAAACATACGAAAAAAGAGAGTGCTAAGCACTCTCTTTTTTCGTATGTTTGGCTAATTTAGGGTTAAGGGAATAATACCAAATAGAGAAATGGCTAAGTCATTTCTCTATTTAAAAACCCTTACTGGGTTTGGTTTTCAATTCACAAAAGTGTAGTCACACTTTTGTGAATTGGTATAAGTTCATAGACTTAGAGATAGATAATGAGTAGAAAAATGAATTTATGTCAGCACATTAAACTATTTGTGTTGTTTTTTTGCTCAAAAACATAAAGATGTCAATCACTAAAGAGATATATTTTTTAATGAATATATTTTTTCATAGATATCTGTCATCACAAAAAAATAAAAAACAACTATAGTAAGTAAATTAAGTCAAGAAATTATGTTACTTAGTTCAAGATAAAAATCATCATAATGTCATTATTAAATAACATTTCTATATTTATTTGTTGATATTTTTTGACAATATTTATTCACATATCAAGTCTAAATAAAAATCTATAGGACATGCTGCACAAGTGCTACAGGTTTTAGCTCTAGCTTTTAATTATCCCCCAAAGAATCCTCATAATTTCACATTTTAATTTGATGGTCTTAGATCATTTATCAAACAAACATCATGTCACAAGAAAAAACTCAAATTTTGCAAGAATATCTGTCATGGGATAAAGCTGTTAGCTTCAATAAGAACGCTATTGCAGAATGTCTAATTACTGATCCTAGCTGTTGGCTTTTAGCTAATAGTTATTATTTCGGACATCCAGAATGGGCAAAAAACTATTTTGATTCCTGTCATCGACATGCAAATTTTAAAGAACGATGGATTGCGGCTACAGGAGGCTTGGATAATAAAATAGTCATTGATATTGGCTGTGGTCCTGGGAACTTATATGCCACACTGGGTGGAACCCCCAAGATTTTGATAGGTGTTGATGTTAGTCGCGGAGCCTTAGAAATGGCTAAAGACATTGGCTATACTCCGCTATTAGCAGATGCTCAAAATCTTCCATTTGTTTCTAGATTTGCCGACATTGTTGCAGTTAATGCAACTCTACATCATTGTGATGATATGTCCAAAGCTCTGTCAGAAGCAGCCCGACTTGTCCGTCTTGGTGGACTCTTAGTAATTGATCATGATCCGCAACTAACTGCTTGGAACTTTAAGGGGATTGCGATGCTATTTTATAAGGTGAGACTCGCAATTTATAAAATGTTTTTGAGTAACCTTCACATCCCCAAAGAAGAGCGGCTTTGTGCTTTATCAACTGAAACACATCACAAACCTGGGGATAGTGTTACACCCAATTTATTTCGCAACATCCTTGAACCTATGGGTTTTGAAGTTAAGCTTTACCCTCATAACCATACTGTAGGCGCTGATGTACTCTCTGGAAATATTGGAAAACCACCTCATTGGAGATATCGCTTAGGTCAGTTCTTATCGGGAATAAACCCCTATTCCTCCGAAGCTGCTCTATCACTAATGTGTATTGCTCAACGGAATAAAGATATATCCCCAAGTGAAGACTAAAACATCTATGCTTACTGATTATCTTCCACTTCTACTTCAGACTGCATGAAAGTTAAGTAGGCATCTAGCTCTTCAGTGCTGGCAAATACTTCAGAAATAGGGACAGCCTTGACAATATCAAACACTTTTTTGACTTGAGGTGTGGGGTTTGTAAAAAACACCTTACCGTTTTTCAGCTTTAGAGTTTTTCTTGCTTTGGCAAATACTCGCAGACCCGCACTGGAGACAAAACTCAATTTCTGAAGATCAAAAATTAATGTCTGAGTATCCTGTTGTAGATTCGTTTGAATAGACTTTTCTAAATCATTGGCGGTCAAGGTATCAAGTTGTCCGTCCAAAGCTATGGATAATGTGTTGGGGCTAGTATTGTCAGTCAGGATTTGCAAAGCCATAGATTTTATCTTGAGAGCAAAATAATTTGTAGTTTAGCTTGAGAATGCCTTAGCAGAATTTTTGTTACTCAAACTTAGCAAAATCTCAATTACAAATTGACTGACTAACCGTCAGGATATTCTTGGCACTGTGATAGGTGTAATCTAAATGATCGGATAGCTCTTGGACTAAGAAAAAGCCAAAGCCACCGAGCGATCGCTGATCATCGTCACGATCTAAATTGGGTGTTGATATCTCTGTGAGGGGGTTAAAAGGTTTACCGCTGTCGGCAAAAGTCATGGTTAGCTTTTGATCAGTTATTTCAATCCGTAAATCAATCGCTCCATCCCTACGATTGTCATAGCCATACTGAATAATATTGACCACAATTTCTTCAGCAATTAACTGAGCATTTTCAATTAACTCAACTGGCAGTGCTGCCTCATGCAAAATTTGTCCAAGCTTTTGTTTTAATTCCTCTAGTTCCGTAATTTCACTATTCAGTGTTAAGTTCCATTCCATAACATTAGCTACTTCTGCAAAAGGATTTGATGGGAGGTATTGCATCGCCAAGAGCGTAATATCATCTGATTGGGGTGCATTACCCACAAATTGCTGACAAAAATGCTGAATGGTACGAACCGCTTTTGTTGGGTTAGTAGGTGGATAGGAAGTAATCATTTCCAATAACCTTGTATCTGAAAATAGCTCCCCTTCAGAGTTCAATGCTTCCGTAATGCCATCAGTATAAAACAGAATTAAATCATTAGGGAGCAACATAAATTCATGCTGGGTAAACTCTGAATCTTCATAGAGTCCCAAAGGAGGCATGGTTTCCAAATCAAGATACTGCACATGGCGATCGCGTACTAATATCGGTGCATCATGTCCACCGCTCGCATAGGTAAACCGACCAGATTGCAGTTCTAATACACCACAAAATACCGTCACAAATAGACAGTCTTCATTTTCCTTGCATAGTTCGATATTCACAGTCCGCAGAATCTCTGTGGGTGAACTAAAGGCTTTACTGAGAGTGCGGATTAAGGTAATGGTACGCGCCATTTGCAATGCTGATGGAAAGCCTTTATCGGCAACATCGCCAATAATTAAGCAAAGGCGCTCACTTCCTAGCAAAAAGAAATCATAGAGGTCGCCACCTACTATCCTTGCGGGCTTGAGGACAGCCGAAATGTCATAGGGGGAATTTACGCTATTGACGGTACTGGTGCGGGGTAGCATAGTGCGCTGGATTTGGGCAGCGATCGAGAGTTCACTTTCTAACTTCTGTTTGGCAGCAGTAGTCTCTTGCAAGTCATGAATATAAAGCTGGAGAGAATCTCGCATTCGCCGAAAAGATTGGGTTAATTGCCCCACTTCATCGTTGGAAGTAACAGGGGGCAAAGTAGTATCAAGATTGCCTTTTGCCATTTCCTCTGTACTTACATTTAAGGCGCGGAGGGGACGGGTGGTCAATTGGGAGATCAAA containing:
- a CDS encoding class I SAM-dependent methyltransferase, with the protein product MSQEKTQILQEYLSWDKAVSFNKNAIAECLITDPSCWLLANSYYFGHPEWAKNYFDSCHRHANFKERWIAATGGLDNKIVIDIGCGPGNLYATLGGTPKILIGVDVSRGALEMAKDIGYTPLLADAQNLPFVSRFADIVAVNATLHHCDDMSKALSEAARLVRLGGLLVIDHDPQLTAWNFKGIAMLFYKVRLAIYKMFLSNLHIPKEERLCALSTETHHKPGDSVTPNLFRNILEPMGFEVKLYPHNHTVGADVLSGNIGKPPHWRYRLGQFLSGINPYSSEAALSLMCIAQRNKDISPSED
- a CDS encoding STAS domain-containing protein, giving the protein MKSMALQILTDNTSPNTLSIALDGQLDTLTANDLEKSIQTNLQQDTQTLIFDLQKLSFVSSAGLRVFAKARKTLKLKNGKVFFTNPTPQVKKVFDIVKAVPISEVFASTEELDAYLTFMQSEVEVEDNQ
- a CDS encoding SpoIIE family protein phosphatase, with protein sequence MSKPLKFQFKSITHRLIFSCVVSAIAIYGISYWHARQLLKSTLDNWVLGFAQSQVSDAAHEMDSKLLAIEKQALNLTRSLQDLTANFNPNSQNNLDPQLQIALDQLFAQPQVQAIALVDIPQNVTDTSTKGWQYSRQEQFRNLDQNLATNWLARCKSNSHANDQINSQVKHQAFWTKPHFLNNSSAQSITTYCIPLSQATNPATTKVLAISIDLDWLKALMNQKKSVKSDEISELEIGEPFAIAPLALPDQQWLVKPNNLELFKSLQSSQQALANRGINDSPSKRSLISINNSPNTIIAKTIDSTDWIVGIVISEEKLAKLQQKHLWLVIFSMSKDMVLMCVVIALISQLTTRPLRALNVSTEEMAKGNLDTTLPPVTSNDEVGQLTQSFRRMRDSLQLYIHDLQETTAAKQKLESELSIAAQIQRTMLPRTSTVNSVNSPYDISAVLKPARIVGGDLYDFFLLGSERLCLIIGDVADKGFPSALQMARTITLIRTLSKAFSSPTEILRTVNIELCKENEDCLFVTVFCGVLELQSGRFTYASGGHDAPILVRDRHVQYLDLETMPPLGLYEDSEFTQHEFMLLPNDLILFYTDGITEALNSEGELFSDTRLLEMITSYPPTNPTKAVRTIQHFCQQFVGNAPQSDDITLLAMQYLPSNPFAEVANVMEWNLTLNSEITELEELKQKLGQILHEAALPVELIENAQLIAEEIVVNIIQYGYDNRRDGAIDLRIEITDQKLTMTFADSGKPFNPLTEISTPNLDRDDDQRSLGGFGFFLVQELSDHLDYTYHSAKNILTVSQSICN
- a CDS encoding NAD(P)H-quinone oxidoreductase subunit 5; its protein translation is MDFAYQYAWLIPLLPLAAALIIGTGLITFNESTNKLRSLWSVLSVSATGGAAVIAFNLLWSQIQGHAPYTYTFEWAQAGLFHLNMGFVIDHLTSLMLVIVTTVAFLVQIYTDGYMSHDPSYVRFYAYLSLFTSSMLGLVVSPNLVQIYIFWELVGMCSYLLIGFWFDRKGAADACQKAFVTNRVGDFGLLLGLLGLYWATGTFEFTEMGEKLTQLVESGGLSVGLATLFAILVFMGPAAKSAQFPLHVWLPDAMEGPTPISALIHAATMVAAGVFLIARMFPVFEEIPAVMNTIAWTGAFTAFLGASIAITQNDIKKGLAYSTVSQLGYMVMGMGVGAYGAGLFHLMTHAYFKAMMFLGSGSVIHGMEEVVGHDPDVAQDMRVMGGLRKYMPITAITFFIGTLAISGIPPFAGFWSKDEILASTFKANPVLWGIGFLTAGITAFYMFRMYFTTFEGDFRGTDKKLVAAVKAENSVGKEAQADDGHGHHHASKPHESPITMTFPLMVLAIPSMLIGLVGTPLGNYFEYFIHAPSEKITEVPIEGFTPEFLLMGGSSVGIGLIGISIAILMYLQKKIDPSAIAKSIEPLYKLSKNKWYIDEIYEAVFVIGSRRLARQVLEVDAKIVDGVVNLAGFVTVVTGEGLKYFENGKAQFYALVIFIGVLGFVIVTSI